The following coding sequences are from one Candidatus Cloacimonadota bacterium window:
- the nadD gene encoding nicotinate (nicotinamide) nucleotide adenylyltransferase, which translates to MIRQALLGGSFDPVHNGHLHIAREILRSGSAESVVFLPNARHNFKRDSVLLDYERRRELVAAVLEPGMEVWDDDAQGSGYTSDLLKRLYQKHPDRCFLWVIGSDNLAGLPRWHDFNWLKGQVRFLIIPRPGYPAAEAVLKRIRRKTLKITPSEVSSTLVRARIKTGESITDLVPQRIAERVKQLYLPLVASHDS; encoded by the coding sequence ATGATCCGCCAGGCCTTGCTCGGAGGCAGCTTCGACCCCGTTCACAACGGACATCTGCACATCGCCCGGGAAATCCTCCGCAGCGGCAGCGCCGAGAGCGTGGTTTTTTTGCCCAACGCCCGCCACAACTTCAAGCGGGACAGCGTGTTGCTGGATTATGAACGGCGCCGGGAGCTGGTGGCCGCCGTGCTGGAGCCGGGCATGGAAGTCTGGGACGATGACGCCCAAGGCAGCGGCTATACTTCCGACCTGCTCAAACGACTTTACCAAAAGCATCCGGACCGCTGCTTCCTTTGGGTGATCGGCTCTGACAATCTGGCCGGACTGCCTCGCTGGCACGACTTCAACTGGCTGAAAGGCCAGGTGCGGTTCCTCATCATCCCCCGTCCGGGCTATCCCGCCGCTGAGGCAGTGCTGAAAAGGATCCGCCGCAAAACCCTGAAGATCACGCCCAGCGAGGTTTCCTCGACCCTTGTCCGGGCCCGGATCAAAACCGGAGAGAGCATCACGGACCTCGTGCCGCAGCGGATCGCGGAACGCGTGAAGCAGCTTTACCTGCCGCTTGTGGCCAGCCATGACAGCTAA
- a CDS encoding ABC transporter ATP-binding protein: MICLAGYSLHKTYADKGQDIRVLIDAGLEVEDGELVCITGKSGCGKSTLLHILGLLDDPDSGKVFINGAEVSARHANAHQIRNRDIGFVFQFHYLIEDLNARENVALPMLIAGTAKQKVREEADNLLEILSLSDRGNHYPNQLSGGEQQRLALARALINRPRIVLADEPTGNLDPQHSAEVWDLFQQLNRELKQTFVIVTHDRELAKQSPKTYELRDGKLI; the protein is encoded by the coding sequence TTGATCTGTCTTGCTGGTTACTCGCTGCATAAAACCTACGCCGACAAAGGCCAGGACATCCGCGTGCTCATCGATGCCGGCCTGGAAGTGGAAGACGGCGAACTGGTCTGCATCACGGGGAAATCCGGCTGCGGCAAGAGCACGCTGCTCCATATTCTGGGACTGCTGGACGATCCCGATAGCGGGAAGGTGTTCATCAACGGGGCCGAAGTCTCCGCCCGGCACGCCAACGCCCATCAGATACGCAACCGGGACATCGGTTTCGTTTTTCAGTTTCACTACCTGATCGAGGACCTTAATGCCCGCGAAAACGTTGCCCTGCCCATGCTGATCGCCGGAACGGCGAAGCAAAAAGTAAGGGAGGAAGCCGACAACTTGCTGGAAATATTGAGCTTATCGGACCGGGGCAACCACTATCCCAACCAACTCAGCGGCGGCGAACAGCAGCGCCTGGCTCTGGCCCGTGCCCTGATCAACCGTCCCCGCATCGTTTTGGCGGACGAACCCACCGGCAATCTCGATCCCCAGCACAGCGCGGAGGTTTGGGACCTTTTCCAACAACTCAACCGCGAGCTGAAACAAACTTTCGTGATCGTCACCCACGATCGTGAATTGGCCAAACAAAGTCCCAAAACCTACGAGCTGAGGGACGGCAAGCTGATCTGA
- the bamD gene encoding outer membrane protein assembly factor BamD, with the protein MKFPLALMILILLLTACAQNQTTLTTEEKLAKADELYELGKYARAADLYGEVYFERQSASSARALLRQADCLFKTNKFAEARLLYQEFSDSFPTHPDVPTAVFRYAVCLFEESLGPQYDQTETLQSIDAFRRFIDKYPNSDRYADAIGYIQKAQYKLIEKKYLTGYIYYRMKDYSSALMYFREVTELGNTDRLDREALYYSALLLYKQNLQDQARTEHDRLVAKYPGSKEAKKLAKYLP; encoded by the coding sequence ATGAAATTTCCCCTTGCCCTGATGATCCTGATCTTGTTGCTGACTGCCTGCGCGCAAAACCAAACCACGCTCACCACCGAAGAAAAACTGGCCAAGGCCGACGAGCTTTATGAACTGGGCAAATACGCCCGCGCCGCCGACCTCTATGGCGAGGTTTACTTCGAGCGCCAGTCAGCTTCTTCGGCCCGCGCCCTGCTGCGCCAGGCCGATTGCCTCTTCAAGACCAACAAGTTTGCCGAAGCCCGCCTTCTCTATCAGGAGTTTTCGGATTCCTTTCCCACCCATCCCGATGTTCCCACCGCCGTTTTCAGATACGCCGTCTGCCTGTTCGAGGAATCCCTCGGCCCCCAGTATGACCAGACCGAAACCCTGCAGTCCATCGACGCCTTCCGCCGGTTCATCGACAAATATCCAAACAGCGATCGCTACGCCGACGCCATCGGCTACATTCAGAAAGCCCAGTACAAGCTGATCGAAAAGAAATACCTGACCGGCTACATCTACTACAGGATGAAGGACTACAGCTCCGCCCTGATGTACTTCAGGGAGGTCACCGAGCTCGGCAACACCGACCGGCTGGACCGCGAAGCCCTGTATTATTCGGCCCTTTTGCTCTACAAACAGAACCTGCAGGACCAAGCCAGGACCGAGCATGACCGGCTGGTGGCCAAATATCCCGGCTCGAAGGAAGCGAAGAAACTGGCCAAGTACTTGCCATGA
- a CDS encoding hemolysin III family protein: MTAKKNIPKEEKSRWLDRVPLAAKQSLGEEIANSITHGTGVGLSIAALVILLVFAARQGDTWKTVSFSIYGATLIILYLASTLYHAIPHPGFKRFFRVLDHCSIFLLIAGTYTPVTIGVMRGAWGWTLFGVIWALAIVGINLKVFALDRRKKLSLLIYLLMGWMIVIAVKPLLSVLEPASLVWLLIGGACYTLGIIFFVLKKMPYAHSVWHLFVLGGSVCHFFAMLKLVA; this comes from the coding sequence ATGACAGCTAAGAAAAACATCCCAAAAGAGGAGAAATCCCGCTGGCTGGACCGGGTTCCCCTGGCCGCCAAACAGAGCTTGGGCGAGGAGATCGCCAACAGCATCACCCACGGCACCGGGGTGGGCCTCAGCATTGCCGCGCTGGTGATCCTGCTCGTGTTCGCCGCCCGCCAGGGTGATACCTGGAAGACGGTTTCGTTCAGCATTTATGGCGCCACCCTGATCATCCTCTACCTGGCCTCAACCCTCTACCACGCCATCCCGCATCCAGGTTTCAAACGCTTTTTCCGCGTCCTCGACCACTGTTCCATTTTCCTGTTGATCGCGGGCACCTACACCCCCGTGACCATCGGTGTGATGCGCGGGGCCTGGGGCTGGACGCTGTTCGGTGTGATCTGGGCTTTGGCCATCGTGGGGATCAACCTGAAGGTCTTCGCCCTGGACCGCAGGAAAAAACTCTCCCTGCTGATCTATCTGCTGATGGGCTGGATGATCGTGATCGCCGTGAAACCACTGCTGAGCGTCCTGGAACCCGCCTCCCTGGTCTGGCTGCTCATTGGCGGCGCCTGCTATACTCTGGGCATCATCTTCTTTGTGCTCAAAAAGATGCCCTACGCCCACAGCGTCTGGCATCTCTTCGTGCTGGGGGGCAGCGTCTGCCACTTCTTCGCCATGCTCAAGCTGGTGGCCTGA
- a CDS encoding ABC transporter permease has product MNPAERLFIGRYISDPKRNLLRFSFLFMILGIVISVGILTAALNLFEGYERALKSVLLDSFAHIRVYGAGAGSLPDSLATATLEKLSPRPEIRSAVPVLSSNLMAQNGGKARGGMMQAYATGKGEAAIHAKYVAQGSAQVAPGEVILGHYLARDLGLALEDTVLVSFPRLDLITPLGMYPNQRSLKVTGIYNSGFYEYDRSLMIGSLADLRALSGLASGFSNIELHLGNAFADDAQRLAAEYDQLIGPAVYAAPVVNTTLLSMVKMQKWLIFIVFSFLVLIAGINVISGVLTLILDKRNEIAVLKALGAGAGTVRNILGYQITLVCLASVILGQLFGFLLSWLIVRQNIYKLKGDVYFIDRLELYVSPFNQVLIFAVAALLVTLCVRIPLRRIDRMRTIDLLRNT; this is encoded by the coding sequence GTGAATCCTGCTGAACGGCTCTTCATCGGGCGCTACATAAGCGATCCCAAGAGGAATCTTCTCCGTTTCAGCTTCCTGTTCATGATCCTGGGCATAGTGATCTCCGTGGGTATCCTCACTGCGGCGCTGAACCTCTTCGAGGGTTACGAACGGGCCCTGAAATCGGTGCTGCTCGATTCTTTCGCCCACATCCGCGTATATGGGGCCGGGGCCGGATCGCTGCCGGATTCGCTGGCCACCGCCACCCTCGAAAAACTGTCTCCGCGCCCGGAGATCAGATCAGCCGTGCCGGTGCTGAGCAGCAACCTTATGGCCCAAAATGGCGGCAAGGCCCGGGGTGGCATGATGCAAGCCTACGCCACGGGGAAGGGGGAGGCCGCGATCCATGCCAAATATGTGGCCCAGGGTTCCGCTCAAGTGGCCCCGGGAGAAGTGATACTGGGGCATTATCTGGCCCGTGACCTTGGCCTGGCTTTGGAAGACACTGTGCTGGTATCCTTTCCGCGCCTCGATCTGATCACTCCGCTGGGCATGTATCCCAACCAGCGTTCACTAAAAGTCACAGGCATCTACAACTCGGGTTTTTACGAATACGACCGCAGCCTCATGATCGGCAGCCTGGCCGACCTGCGCGCTCTTTCCGGCCTGGCCTCAGGGTTCAGCAACATCGAACTGCATCTTGGCAACGCTTTCGCGGATGACGCCCAGCGCCTGGCCGCGGAATACGACCAGTTGATCGGTCCCGCCGTTTACGCGGCACCGGTGGTGAACACCACCCTGTTGAGCATGGTGAAGATGCAGAAATGGCTGATCTTCATCGTGTTCAGCTTTCTGGTGCTGATCGCCGGGATAAACGTGATCAGCGGCGTACTGACCCTGATCCTGGACAAACGCAACGAGATCGCGGTGCTCAAGGCCCTGGGGGCTGGAGCTGGCACGGTGCGCAACATCCTGGGCTACCAGATTACTTTGGTCTGCCTCGCCTCGGTGATTTTGGGGCAGCTGTTCGGGTTTCTGCTTTCTTGGCTGATCGTAAGGCAAAACATCTATAAACTCAAGGGAGATGTTTACTTCATCGACCGGCTCGAGCTTTACGTGTCGCCCTTCAACCAGGTCCTGATCTTTGCAGTTGCCGCGCTGCTGGTGACCCTCTGCGTGCGGATCCCCCTGCGCAGGATCGACCGGATGCGCACTATCGACCTGCTGCGCAATACCTAG
- a CDS encoding phosphatidate cytidylyltransferase, with protein sequence MLHVKETLRKSIHLFSLVIPFGYRFILKDNRKLMFYVMLAALAIMLVIEFYRFWQKSFRKTFWWIFGLMLRRHELRDFTGATYLLFSAMLCVAFFEPVIVFFALSFLALGDTFAAMVGINMGRRKVGNGKKSLEGSLACFVVCFSYALLFGLHPDFYLHPVVAFTGALAATLAELSRLPVDDNVEMPLVSALAMTLAKIIF encoded by the coding sequence ATGCTCCACGTAAAGGAAACCCTGCGTAAAAGCATTCACCTCTTTTCCTTGGTGATCCCTTTTGGGTACAGGTTTATCCTGAAAGACAACCGCAAGCTGATGTTCTACGTCATGCTCGCGGCTCTCGCGATAATGCTGGTGATAGAATTTTACCGCTTCTGGCAGAAGAGTTTTCGCAAAACATTCTGGTGGATCTTCGGCCTGATGCTGCGCCGCCATGAACTGCGCGACTTCACCGGCGCCACCTATCTGCTCTTTTCGGCCATGCTTTGTGTGGCCTTTTTCGAGCCGGTGATCGTGTTCTTTGCCTTGTCATTCCTGGCTTTGGGGGATACTTTCGCCGCCATGGTGGGCATAAATATGGGCAGGCGCAAGGTTGGCAATGGCAAAAAATCGCTGGAAGGCAGCCTGGCCTGCTTTGTGGTTTGCTTCAGTTACGCCCTGCTCTTCGGTCTCCATCCGGATTTCTATCTGCACCCGGTGGTGGCGTTCACCGGGGCACTGGCTGCCACCTTGGCCGAACTGAGCCGCCTGCCGGTGGACGATAACGTGGAAATGCCGCTCGTATCGGCGCTGGCGATGACCCTCGCCAAGATCATCTTCTGA
- a CDS encoding DHH family phosphoesterase: MVDAHPDSDPNSLLRQICLKRGISLDSLSAGLETLPDEALLANIKPVAERISRAMFDNEPTVIFGHDDPDGITSTYVMYQFFNACGYQRHNYFIPNRNLESHGIQDSFVNFVREGGYKLVITVDNGISSYQGVEKLNQLGCEVVITDHHLIQPETLPNAHAILNPQLPGCQYPFKALAGVGVALMLARWLGRSLEHKVPLSSYFWTAVGSIADKVPMTGLNRIIIRHVIDHWDEMNDPSVDFLLRNHKRIESDMDVFNFMQYTSRLIANGRESNGQHTAMRFILQMGDAKAELFQSMEAQQKKWEGELNRVFSFLDSVTAGFSSHAFIYFDDEGVIPYPLLGTGATYVLGKLGIPAILLKQHNGGIVCEGRCGDGFNMVEAFAYCREHLKQFGGHVKAAGFTLEPDRYDAFLECYNHYLAVNLGSGPTPSQEEPDACLGLDQFTLDNWRGLEQLLPFGQQHQEPRILVRDTRLDELQKLFLFEHGSASLPLGQTGNALLHWRGPKLVKILSFDPAAAPA, from the coding sequence ATGGTAGACGCTCATCCAGACTCGGATCCCAACAGTCTTTTACGCCAGATCTGCCTGAAGCGCGGCATCAGCCTTGATAGCTTGTCCGCCGGCTTGGAAACCCTGCCCGACGAGGCTCTGCTGGCAAACATCAAGCCTGTGGCGGAACGCATCTCCCGGGCTATGTTTGACAACGAACCCACTGTGATCTTCGGCCATGACGATCCGGACGGCATCACCAGCACCTACGTGATGTACCAGTTTTTCAATGCCTGCGGGTATCAGAGGCACAATTACTTCATCCCCAACCGCAACCTGGAGTCCCACGGCATCCAGGACAGCTTCGTGAATTTCGTGCGTGAAGGCGGCTATAAACTGGTAATCACTGTGGACAACGGAATTTCCAGCTATCAGGGGGTGGAAAAGCTGAACCAGCTTGGCTGTGAGGTCGTGATCACCGATCACCACCTCATCCAGCCGGAAACCCTGCCCAACGCCCATGCCATTCTAAACCCTCAGTTACCGGGCTGCCAGTATCCCTTCAAAGCCCTGGCCGGAGTGGGCGTCGCCTTGATGCTTGCCCGCTGGCTGGGACGCTCTTTGGAGCACAAGGTTCCTCTGTCCTCCTACTTCTGGACGGCCGTGGGCTCAATCGCGGACAAGGTTCCGATGACCGGCCTGAATCGGATCATAATCCGGCACGTGATCGATCATTGGGACGAAATGAACGATCCCAGCGTCGACTTTTTGCTGCGTAACCACAAACGTATCGAAAGCGACATGGATGTGTTCAATTTCATGCAATACACCTCCCGGCTGATCGCCAACGGCCGCGAGAGCAACGGCCAGCACACCGCGATGCGCTTTATTTTGCAGATGGGCGATGCCAAGGCCGAGCTGTTCCAATCCATGGAAGCCCAGCAAAAGAAATGGGAAGGCGAGTTGAACCGGGTCTTCAGTTTTCTGGACAGCGTCACCGCCGGTTTCTCCAGCCACGCTTTCATCTATTTCGACGACGAGGGCGTGATCCCATATCCCCTGCTGGGTACAGGCGCCACCTACGTTCTGGGTAAGTTGGGGATCCCCGCCATCCTGCTCAAGCAGCACAACGGCGGCATAGTTTGCGAAGGACGCTGCGGAGACGGTTTCAACATGGTGGAAGCCTTCGCGTATTGCAGGGAACACCTGAAACAGTTCGGCGGTCACGTGAAAGCGGCTGGCTTCACGCTGGAACCTGACCGTTACGACGCCTTTCTGGAGTGTTACAACCACTATCTGGCGGTGAACCTGGGTTCCGGCCCCACTCCGTCCCAGGAGGAGCCGGATGCCTGCCTGGGCCTGGACCAGTTCACCCTGGACAATTGGCGTGGCCTGGAACAGCTGCTCCCCTTCGGCCAGCAGCATCAGGAACCCCGCATCCTGGTGCGGGACACCCGGCTGGATGAGTTGCAGAAACTTTTCCTATTTGAACACGGCAGTGCTTCCCTGCCCCTGGGCCAAACCGGTAACGCGCTGCTGCACTGGAGGGGTCCCAAGCTGGTGAAGATCCTTTCTTTTGATCCAGCCGCTGCCCCCGCTTGA
- a CDS encoding glycosyltransferase family 2 protein produces MLLSFVIPVLNEEDSLRRLTAEIVANCQPHAHEIIFIDDGSRDNGFAVMEELAASDPHIRIVKFRRNFGKAAALQYGFRLARGEVVFTLDADLQDNPVEIPKFLARLDEGWDLVSGWKQKRHDPLHKVIPSRFFNFVTARTFRLKLKDYNCGFKAYRSEVVKELNLYGEMHRYIPALANSLGYRITEIPVEHRKREFGRSKYGLERYLRGFFDLLTVKMVTQYVKSPLYLFGRAGLLSTLLGTAIMLWMAVLKIFYGQPISNRLPLFLGITLILGGLQFISLGLISELIVNRISPLRGLPVSVEKTVNVSAEELRESC; encoded by the coding sequence ATGTTGCTTTCTTTTGTGATCCCGGTTTTGAACGAAGAGGACTCCCTGCGCCGGCTCACCGCCGAGATCGTGGCCAACTGCCAGCCCCACGCCCATGAGATCATTTTCATCGACGACGGCAGCCGCGATAATGGCTTCGCCGTCATGGAGGAACTGGCCGCGTCCGATCCCCACATCCGGATCGTTAAGTTTCGCCGCAATTTTGGCAAGGCGGCCGCCCTGCAGTATGGTTTCAGGCTGGCCCGGGGCGAGGTCGTTTTCACCCTCGACGCCGATCTGCAGGACAATCCTGTGGAGATCCCCAAATTCCTGGCCAGGCTGGATGAGGGCTGGGACCTGGTTTCCGGCTGGAAACAGAAACGCCACGATCCCCTGCACAAGGTGATCCCCTCCCGGTTCTTCAACTTTGTAACCGCACGCACTTTCCGCCTCAAACTCAAGGATTACAACTGCGGTTTCAAGGCCTACCGCAGCGAGGTGGTGAAAGAGCTGAACCTGTATGGGGAAATGCATCGCTACATCCCCGCCCTGGCCAACTCCCTCGGCTACCGCATCACCGAGATCCCGGTGGAGCACCGCAAAAGGGAGTTCGGCCGTTCCAAATATGGCCTGGAACGCTATCTGCGCGGCTTTTTCGATCTACTCACCGTGAAGATGGTCACCCAATACGTGAAAAGCCCGCTCTACCTGTTTGGCCGGGCAGGACTATTATCCACCTTGCTGGGTACGGCGATCATGCTCTGGATGGCTGTTCTTAAGATCTTCTACGGTCAGCCGATCTCCAACCGGCTGCCGCTGTTCCTGGGTATCACCCTGATCCTGGGTGGCCTGCAGTTCATCTCGCTGGGCCTGATCTCTGAGCTCATCGTCAACCGCATCTCGCCCCTGCGGGGATTGCCCGTTTCGGTGGAAAAGACCGTGAACGTCAGCGCGGAGGAACTGCGTGAATCCTGCTGA
- a CDS encoding TatD family hydrolase — protein MKLFETHAHLDLPEFDADRESLIHKCFDSGIEYIINIGFNKETSLNSLELAKKHLHVFATVGFHPHDATDFDAELIKRLVRDKNVLAIGEIGLDFFRNYSPFPVQREVFRNQAYLAVDYDKPMVIHNREAHQECYSILKEVQAKDVVFHCFSGDIIFAQQVLDEGWLISFTGNVTYPNANLEDVVRMMPMDQFMIETDCPYLTPHPHRGKRNSPLYLHLVADKIAEIRGITPLEVAQAAYDNAFRFFRVPPDPVRPLSKKSGSKGGKSSKTAKTGKTTAKAKDKKKDK, from the coding sequence ATGAAACTGTTCGAAACGCATGCCCATCTCGATCTGCCGGAGTTTGACGCCGACCGGGAGAGCCTGATCCATAAATGCTTCGATAGCGGGATCGAATATATCATCAACATCGGTTTCAACAAAGAGACCTCGCTCAACTCGCTGGAACTGGCCAAAAAACACTTGCACGTCTTCGCCACGGTGGGCTTTCATCCCCACGACGCCACGGATTTTGACGCTGAACTGATCAAGCGTCTGGTGCGGGACAAGAACGTGCTGGCCATCGGAGAGATCGGGCTGGATTTTTTCCGCAACTACTCGCCCTTTCCTGTCCAGCGCGAGGTTTTTCGCAATCAAGCCTACCTGGCCGTGGATTATGACAAACCCATGGTGATCCACAACCGCGAAGCGCACCAGGAATGCTACAGCATCCTCAAGGAAGTGCAGGCCAAAGATGTGGTCTTTCACTGCTTTTCGGGCGACATCATCTTTGCCCAGCAGGTGCTGGATGAGGGCTGGCTGATCTCCTTCACCGGCAACGTGACCTACCCGAACGCCAATCTGGAAGATGTGGTACGCATGATGCCGATGGACCAGTTCATGATCGAGACCGACTGTCCCTACCTGACTCCGCATCCGCACCGCGGCAAGCGCAACAGCCCGCTCTATCTGCATCTGGTGGCGGATAAGATCGCCGAGATCAGGGGCATCACCCCGCTGGAAGTGGCCCAAGCCGCCTACGACAACGCCTTCCGCTTTTTCCGGGTGCCTCCAGATCCAGTGCGTCCGCTGTCCAAAAAAAGCGGTTCCAAAGGCGGCAAGTCATCCAAGACGGCCAAAACGGGCAAAACCACAGCCAAAGCCAAAGACAAGAAAAAGGACAAGTGA
- a CDS encoding GyrI-like domain-containing protein: protein MNKRVLIFLAAALAVVSLAGQAVAAEATEPLMKTRMEAREPFIVMGLEAQNALEGEAMMELWTKFFSLHEKLPEPVNNSFYGIYYPGEKFDPATMQGYNYFVGLEVKEQVELPEGLQMHKVPGGNYAVFEYVGPVQEIGKAYEYIYGEWLATTNYKPASLEMFEVYDERFQEDSKESVVEIWVPVQKPELEEAPRDAELRELKQIQE, encoded by the coding sequence ATGAACAAGCGTGTCTTGATTTTTCTGGCGGCTGCGTTGGCCGTGGTTTCGCTGGCGGGGCAGGCTGTTGCCGCCGAGGCAACAGAACCTCTGATGAAGACCCGGATGGAGGCGCGCGAGCCCTTCATCGTGATGGGGCTGGAGGCGCAAAACGCCTTGGAAGGCGAGGCCATGATGGAGCTCTGGACCAAGTTTTTCTCCCTGCACGAAAAATTGCCGGAGCCAGTGAACAACAGCTTCTACGGGATCTATTATCCCGGCGAGAAGTTCGATCCTGCCACCATGCAGGGCTACAACTATTTTGTGGGTCTGGAGGTGAAGGAGCAGGTGGAACTGCCGGAAGGCTTGCAAATGCACAAGGTCCCGGGCGGAAACTACGCCGTGTTCGAATACGTGGGGCCCGTCCAGGAGATCGGCAAAGCCTATGAATACATCTACGGCGAATGGCTGGCCACCACCAATTACAAACCGGCGTCACTGGAAATGTTTGAAGTCTATGATGAACGCTTCCAGGAAGATTCCAAGGAATCAGTGGTGGAGATCTGGGTCCCCGTGCAAAAACCCGAGCTGGAGGAAGCTCCGCGGGATGCTGAGCTCCGGGAACTGAAACAGATCCAGGAGTAA
- a CDS encoding OmpA family protein has product MKNTSKILLIALALMAFSTAMFALEQTVGLRFGCSHPLNDYNDTNNSHDKDVHFMAGLNYEAWLKDYVSMGIYPYYTRLEATGTTPVLPPYATDIVGAEIQARFRPTKGAVINFKDGALHRIAPYAQIGVGAAYVDNNDAVQGIDGGFAFLAPTAGLGLSFQTKWNIDLDLGVQLDHAVSDKVDTWTEPDPIFQDAHFMPYLGIGYTFGKKGGSSNAIVSRLLRNVVSMEQDFTLDGVQFEFDSSKLTSDAKVVLQEVIEAMKKHPNVRLEIQGHTDNVGDPSYNITLSQERAQAVKDHMVENGISATRLTTNGFGENKPIASNATAEGRALNRRIEFVIVK; this is encoded by the coding sequence ATGAAAAACACCAGCAAGATTCTATTAATAGCCCTTGCATTGATGGCCTTCTCCACGGCCATGTTCGCCCTTGAACAAACTGTCGGCCTGCGTTTTGGCTGCAGCCACCCGCTGAACGATTACAATGACACAAACAACAGCCATGATAAAGACGTCCATTTCATGGCCGGCTTGAACTACGAAGCCTGGCTGAAAGACTACGTCAGCATGGGTATTTACCCCTACTACACGAGATTGGAAGCCACTGGAACTACTCCTGTGTTGCCTCCTTACGCAACCGACATCGTCGGCGCAGAGATCCAGGCCCGTTTCCGTCCCACCAAGGGTGCCGTCATCAATTTCAAAGATGGCGCTCTCCATCGCATCGCCCCCTATGCACAAATCGGCGTTGGTGCGGCTTATGTTGACAACAATGACGCAGTACAGGGCATCGATGGCGGATTCGCCTTTTTGGCCCCCACAGCCGGTCTTGGCCTTTCCTTCCAAACCAAATGGAATATCGACCTGGATCTCGGCGTGCAGCTTGATCACGCTGTCAGTGACAAAGTTGACACTTGGACTGAACCGGACCCTATATTCCAGGATGCCCATTTCATGCCCTACCTGGGCATTGGCTACACCTTCGGCAAGAAGGGCGGCAGCAGCAATGCCATCGTTTCCCGCCTGCTGCGCAACGTGGTGAGCATGGAACAGGACTTCACCCTCGACGGAGTGCAGTTCGAGTTTGACAGCTCCAAGTTAACCAGCGACGCCAAAGTGGTGCTGCAGGAAGTTATCGAAGCCATGAAAAAACACCCGAACGTGCGACTGGAGATCCAGGGCCACACCGACAACGTTGGCGATCCCTCCTACAACATCACCCTGTCTCAGGAACGCGCCCAGGCTGTTAAAGACCACATGGTCGAAAACGGCATCTCCGCCACCCGCCTTACCACCAATGGCTTTGGCGAAAACAAGCCGATCGCCAGCAACGCCACTGCTGAAGGCCGCGCTCTCAACCGCCGCATCGAGTTCGTGATCGTTAAGTAA